Proteins encoded together in one Acanthochromis polyacanthus isolate Apoly-LR-REF ecotype Palm Island chromosome 12, KAUST_Apoly_ChrSc, whole genome shotgun sequence window:
- the clcn1b gene encoding LOW QUALITY PROTEIN: chloride channel protein 1 (The sequence of the model RefSeq protein was modified relative to this genomic sequence to represent the inferred CDS: inserted 1 base in 1 codon), whose translation MRNLLLWPPSSLSAAGRAFSDLYARFVYFCPPGIQLYGEYREQLGNFARREAARLLTERQWRRRAGDDGSASGQRGRRHQHHHPVTLETHSSHASSCKKPRPYSKCQDCLARVRRYIITKMGEDWIFLVLLGLTMALVSWTMDYASAKSLQAYKWIHSELRGNVPLQYLAWVTYPMILVMFASLFCHLVSPQAIGSGIPELKTILRGVVLKEYLTLKAFVAKVVGLTAGLGSGMPVGKEGPFVHIASICAAVLSRFMSIFSGVYENPYGYTDILTVGCAVGVGCCFGTPLGGVLFSIEVTSTYFAVRNYWRGYFAATFSAFIFRVLSVWNKDAVTITALFKTNFRMDFPFDLQELPAFAIIGISCGFLGAFFVYLNRQVVLFMRRPTALTRFLTKHRLIYPGAVTLIISTFTFPPGFGQFMAGELMPRECINSLFDNFTWTKISDSPAPPGLGRSSIWLHPQVSVFIILLLFFIMKFWMSAVSTTMPIPSGAFMPVFILGAAFGRLVGEIMATLFPNGILFDGIVYRILPGGYAVIGAAALTGAVTHTVSTAVICFELTGQISHILPXMVAVILANMVAQGLQPSLYDSIIQVKKLPYLPELALGHISKYNIFVEDIMVRKVRFLSSQSTYRELNHLLENTTLKTIPLVDSKESMILLGSIERTELQAVLDWWLSAERRVFERGQSSPSSKVSWESFSFVDEEGGDDKTVAPVQEECNGPVPSPKPPEVSTNHTASDKRKLPSVRRTLQRLFSSTSSSGQTEPQETTPPPLTDSMSPEEIKAWEEAELDKAIDMEQIRIDPSPFQLVERTSLHKTHTLFSLLGLSHAYVTSIGKLVGVVALKELQKAIEGSTRSGVRLRPPLASFRDASRKTKKHQPPSSTPSSPTRDKDLWGEGDLVRKESREDSRGRTSTSRAAPGGDTTAPSSPSSGTTDGAEGSTEEAASPSTSSPASPGSPVLTLSSLQEERESEESDEPV comes from the exons ATGAGGAATCTCCTCCTCTGGCCTCCGTCCAGCCTCTCTGCAGCGGGGAGGGCTTTTTCCGATCTCTATGCCCGTTTTGTCTATTTCTGTCCGCCGGGTATTCAG CTCTACGGTGAATACAGGGAGCAGCTGGGAAACTTCGCCCGACGGGAAGCCGCCCGTCTGCTGACCGAGAGACAATGGAGGCGACGGGCCGGGGACGACGGCTCGGCTTCAGGACAGAGAGGCCGACGACATCAGCATCATCACCCGGTTACCCTGGAGACACACAGCAGCCACGCCTCCTCCTGCAAGAAGCCCCGCCCCTATTCCAAATGCCAAG ACTGTTTGGCTCGTGTGCGGCGCTACATCATCACCAAGATGGGTGAGGACTGGATCTTCCTGGTTCTTCTGGGCCTGACGATGGCGCTGGTGAGCTGGACGATGGACTACGCCAGCGCTAAGAGCCTCCAGG CCTATAAATGGATCCACAGCGAGCTGAGGGGCAACGTTCCGCTTCAGTACCTGGCCTGGGTCACCTATCCCATGATCCTCGTCATGTTCGCCTCCCTGTTCTGTCACCTGGTTTCCCCTCAGGCCATCG GTTCTGGTATTCCTGAGCTGAAGACCATCCTGAGAGGCGTTGTTCTAAAGGAGTATCTGACCCTGAAGGCGTTTGTTGCTAAAGTCGTCGGTCTGACGGCCGGTCTGGGCAGCGGGATGCCGGTTGGAAAAGAG GGTCCGTTCGTCCACATCGCCAGCATCTGTGCAGCGGTTCTGAGCCGCTTCATGTCCATCTTCTCTGGAGTCTACGAG AACCCGTATGGGTACACAGATATTCTGACGGTGGGCTGTGCTGTGGGGGTGGGCTGCTGCTTCGGGACTCCACTAGGAG GCGTGTTGTTCAGTATTGAGGTCACGTCCACCTACTTTGCGGTGAGGAATTACTGGCGAGGATACTTTGCTGCCACGTTCAGCGCCTTCATATTCAGGGTTCTGTCTGTTTGGAACAAGGATGCCG TCACAATCACAGCTCTGTTCAAAACCAACTTCCGCATGGATTTTCCCTTCGACCTGCAGGAGCTGCCGGCATTCGCCATAATCGG GATCTCCTGCGGCTTCCTGGGAGCGTTCTTCGTCTACCTGAACAGACAGGTGGTTCTGTTCATGAGGAGGCCGACCGCTCTGACCCGCTTCCTCACCAAACA CCGTCTCATCTATCCCGGTGCTGTGACTCTCATCATCTCCACCTTCACCTTCCCTCCTGGATTCGGTCAGTTTATGGCCGGAGAG CTGATGCCCAGAGAGTGCATCAACTCCCTCTTTGATAACTTCACCTGGACCAAAATCTCAGATTCTCCTGCTCCTCCGGGTCTCGGTCGCTCCTCCATCTGGCTGCATCCTCAAGTCAGCgtcttcatcatcctcctgctctTCTTCATCATGAAG TTCTGGATGTCAGCCGTTTCCACGACGATGCCCATCCCCTCTGGAGCCTTCATGCCGGTCTTCATTCTAG GAGCTGCCTTTGGCCGTCTGGTGGGGGAGATCATGGCCACCCTGTTCCCCAACGGGATCCTGTTTGATGGGATCGTCTACCGCATCCTGCCGGGAGGCTACGCCGTGATTG GAGCGGCGGCCCTGACGGGCGCCGTTACCCACACGGTTTCCACGGCCGTGATCTGCTTCGAGCTCACCGGTCAGATCTCCCACATCCTGC TGATGGTGGCCGTCATCCTGGCCAACATGGTGGCCCAGGGCCTGCAGCCGTCGCTCTACGACTCCATCATCCAGGTGAAGAAGCTGCCCTACCTGCCTGAGCTGGCCCTCGGGCACATCAG CAAGTACAACATCTTCGTAGAGGACATCATGGTGCGCAAAGTGAGGTTCTTGTCTTCTCAGTCCACCTACCGGGAACTGAACCACCTGCTGGAGAACACGACGCTGAAAACCATCCCGCTGGTCGACTCCAAGG AGTCGATGATCCTTCTCGGGTCCATCGAGAGGACGGAGCTTCAGGCCGTCCTGGACTGGTGGCTTTCAGCAGAGAGACGAGTGTTTGAGAGAGGTCAGAGTTCTCCCAGCTCCAAGGTCAGCTGGGAGTCCTTCAGCTTTGTGGACGAGGAGGGAGGAGACGACAag ACCGTGGCTCCGGTCCAGGAGGAATGTAACGGACCGGTCCCGTCCCCCAAACCCCCAGAGGTGTCCACCAACCACACGGCTTCAG ACAAGAGAAAGCTGCCGTCTGTCAGGAGAACCCTGCAGAGACTCTTCTCCTCCACGTCCTCCTCGGGTCAGACGGAACCTCAG gAGACCACACCTCCTCCGCTGACGGACTCCATGTCTCCAGAGGAG atCAAAGCCTGGGAGGAGGCGGAGCTGGACAAAGCGATCGATATGGAGCAGATACGTATCGATCCGTCGCCGTTCCAGCTGGTGGAGAGAACGTCTCTGCACAAG ACCCACACTCTGTTCTCCCTCCTGGGCCTCAGTCACGCCTACGTCACCAGCATCGGCAAGCTGGTGGGAGTCGTGGCTCTAAAGGAG ctCCAGAAGGCCATTGAAGGCTCCACTCGTAGCGGGGTGAGGCTCCGTCCTCCCCTTGCCAGCTTCAGAGACGCCAGCAGAAAAACCAAGAAGCACCAGCCTCCCTCCTCCACCCCGTCCTCCCCCACCAGGGACAAAGACCTGTGGGGGGAGGGCGACCTGGTGAGGAAGGAGTCCAGGGAGGATTCCAGGGGGAGGACGTCCACCTCCAGGGCGGCTCCAGGGGGAGACACCACCGCCCCGTCCTCCCCTAGCAGCGGCACCACCGACGGGGCCGAAGGCAGCACCGAGGAGGCCGCCTCCCCCTCCACATCCTCCCCTGCCTCCCCCGGCAGCCCCGTCCTCACCCTGTCCTCCCTGCAGGAGGAGCGGGAGAGCGAGGAGTCCGATGAGCCCGTTTAG